GCCGCCGGTCCACCGCCGCGTTCCACACCGTCCGCGCCTCGTCGTACCCGGCGTCCCCGGGCACCACGATCTCGCCCCGGAACCCCTCGGCGAGCGCCATGGCTGCTGTGGCCATGGCTCCAGGGTAGGCCGGGAGGCGGCCGGGGGCCCGGGGAACGGCGGGCCCGAAGCCGTTCCGCCGCTCCCCCGGGCGGGCGCCTGCCGGAGACCTCTCAGCCCAGCCAGGACTGCTGGGCGGCGAGGTCCTCCTTGATCTCGGCGAGCTGGACGGCGACGGCCGACGGGGCGGTGCCGCCGCGGCCGTTGCGGGAGGCGATCGCGCCGTGGACCGAGAGGACGGTGCGGACCTCGGGGGTGAGGTGCGGGGAGATCGCGGCGAACTGGGCGTCCGTCAGGTCGGAGAGCTCGATGCCCTCGGCCTCGCAGACCTTGACGCAGGCGCCGGCCACCTCGTGCGCGACCCGGAACGGGACGCCCTGCCTGACCAGCCACTCGGCGATGTCGGTGGCGAGCGAGAAGCCGGCCGGGGCCAGCTCCTCCAGCCGCTCGCGGTGCACCGTCAGGGTGGCGATCATGCCGGTGAAGGCGGGCAGCAGGACCTCCAGGGTGTCGCAGGAGTCGAAGACCGGCTCCTTGTCCTCCTGGAGGTCGCGGTTGTAGGCGAGCGGCAGCGCCTTGAGGGTGGCCAGCAGGCCGGTCAGGTTGCCGATCAGGCGGCCGGACTTGCCGCGGGCGAGCTCGGCGATGTCGGGGTTCTTCTTCTGCGGCATGATCGACGACCCGGTGGAGAAGGCGTCGTGCAGCGTGATGAAGCCGAACTCCTTGGTGTTCCAGATGATGATCTCCTCCGCGATCCGCGAGAGGTTGATGCCGATCATCGCGGTGACGAAGGCGAACTCGGCGACGAAGTCGCGCGAGGCGGTGCCGTCGATCGAGTTGCCCACCGAGCCGCGCTCGAAGCCGAGTTCGGCGGCGACGGCCTCCGGGTCGAGGCCGAGCGAGGAGCCGGCCAGCGCGCCGGAGCCGTACGGCGAGACGGCGGTGCGGGCGTCCCACTGGCGCAGCCGCTCGGCGTCCCGGCCGAGGGCCTGGACGTGGGCGAGGACGTGGTGGGCGAACAGCACCGGCTGGGCGTGCTGGAGGTGGGTGCGGCCGGGCATCGCGGTGGCGGGGTGGGCCTCGGCGAGGCCGACCAGGGCGTGCTGGAGGTCGAGGACCAGCGCCCCGATGATCTTGCCGTGGTCGCGCAGGTACATCCGGAACAGGGTGGCGATCTGGTCGTTGCGCGAGCGCCCGGCGCGCAGCTTGCCGCCGAGGTCGGGGCCGAGGCGCTCCAGCAGGCCGCGCTCCAGGGCGGTGTGGACGTCCTCGTCGGCGACGGTGCCCACGAACGCGCCGGACTCGACGTCGGCCAGCAGCTGGTCCAACCCGGCCAGCATGGCGTCGAGTTCGGCCGCGCTGAGCAGCCCGGCCCCGTGCAGGACCCGGGCGTGCGCCTTGGAGCCGGCGATGTCGTAGGGGGCGAGCCGCCAGTCGAAGTGGACGGAGGCGGAGAGCTTGGCCAGGGCCTCGGAGGGGCCGTCGGCGAAGCGCGCGCCCCAGAGGCGGACGTCTGCGGGCTGGTCGGCGGTCATCGCGTGGGCTCCTTCGGGTGTGGCACAGCAGGTCTGGGTGCGGCACCGCCCCGGCCACCCGTGCGTCGACGGGGTGCCGGGGCAGCGCTACCGGTGGTGGGTCAGGCCAGGTCGCGGCGGGCGGCGATCTTCGAGGACATGCCGAAGATCTCGATGAAGCCCTTGGACATGGACTGGTCGAAGGTGTCGCCGGTGTCGTAGGTGGCGAGGTTGAAGTCGTACAGCGACCGGTCCGACTTGCGGCCGTTGACCACGGCGCGGCCGCCGTGCAGGACCATCCGGATCTCGCCGGAGACGTGCTGGTTGGCCTCGTTGACGAAGCCGTCCAGGGCGCGCTTGAGTGGGGAGAACCAGAGGCCGTCGTAGACCAGCTCGGCCCAGCGCTGCTCGACCTGCCGCTTGTAGCGGGCCAGCTCGCGCTCGACGGTGACGTTCTCCAGGGCCTGGTGGGCGGTGATCAGGGCGATCGCGCCGGGGGCCTCGTAGATCTCGCGGGACTTGATGCCGACCAGGCGGTCCTCGACCATGTCGAGGCGGCCGATGCCCTGGGCGCCGGCCCGCTTGTTGAGCTCCTCGATGGCCTGGAGGACGGTGACCTTGCGGCCGTCGATCGCGACCGGGACGCCGGCCTCGAAAGTGATGACGACCTCGTCGGCCTCGCGCGGGGCGGCCGGGTCCTGGGTGTACTCGTAGACGTCCTCGATCGGGGCGTTCCAGATGTCTTCCAGGAAGCCGGTCTCGACGGCGCGGCCGAAGACGTTCTGGTCGATCGAGTACGGGTTCTTCTTGGTGGTGACGATCGGGAGGTTCTTGGCCTCGGCGAAGGCGATCGCCTTGTCGCGGGTCATCGCGTAGTCGCGGACCGGGGCGATGCACTTCAGGCTCGGGGCCAGCGACTGGATGCCGACCTCGAAGCGGACCTGGTCGTTGCCCTTGCCGGTGCAGCCGTGGGCGACGGTGGTGGCGCCGTGCTTCTGCGCGGCGGCGACCAGGTGCTTGACGATCACCGGGCGGGAGAGCGCGGAGACCAGCGGGTACTGGCCCTGGTACAGCGCGTTGGCCTTGAGGGCCGGCAGGCAGTACTCGTCGGCGAACTCGTCGCGGGCGTCGGCGACCTCGGCCTCGACGGCGCCGCAGTCGAGCGCGCGCTGGCGGATGACCTCCAGGTCCTCGCCGCCCTGGCCGACGTCGACGGCGACGGCGATGACCTCGGCGCCGGTCTCCTCGGCGATCCAGCCGATGCAGACGGACGTGTCCAGACCGCCCGAGTAGGCGAGTACGACGCGATCGGTCACGGCTATCTCCATTCACAACACAGGTTCCATGCGGCGTTAGGCATAAGTATGCACCACCGCGTATGAGTTCACAAACCAGTACCGCACAGCGCGTGTGGAACGCCTCGGAACTACTGCGACTTGGCCTGGGCGAGTTGCATCAGGTGGTCGGCGAGCGCCTGCCCGCCGGCCGCGTCGCGGCTGATCAGCAGCACGGTGTCGTCCCCGGCGATGGTGCCGAGGATCTCGAACACCTCCGCGGTGTCGATCGCGGAGGCCAGGAACTGGGCCGCGCCCGGCGGGGTGCGCAGCACCACCAGGTTGCCGGAGGCGGTGGCGGAGACCATCAGCTCGCCCGCCAGCCGGGCCATCCGGGCCTCGCTGGCGGACTCGCCCATCGGGGCGCGCGGGGTGCGGTCCCCGCCCTCGGCCGGGACGGCGTAGATGAGCGCGCCGTCCCGGTTGCGGATCTTCACCGCGCCGAGCTCGTCCAGGTCCCGGGAGAGGGTGGCCTGGGTGACCACGAGTCCGTCGTCGGCGAGCAGCTTGGCGAGCTGGCTCTGCGAGCGGACGGGCTGACGGGTCAGCAGGTCCACGATCCGCCGGTGGCGCGCGGTGCGGGTCTGCGGGACCTGCGGCGTGGGGCCGGTGGCGGGGGTCGCGGGCTCGGAGCGGGGTTCGGTCATAACTGATGATTCTCCTGAAAGACGCTCAGCTGTTCGCGTCGGGGGCGGCTTCGCGGACCGTCCGGAGGATCTCGGGCAGCGCGGCGAGGAAGGTGTCGGCTTGCTCCTCGGTGAGCACCAGCGGCGGGACCAGCCGGACGGCGTCCGCGGTGGCGGCGTTGACCAGGAAGCCGGCCTCCTGGGCGGCGGCCTGGACCTTCCCGGCCACCGGCGCGGTCAGCACGATGCCCAGCAGCAGGCCCTTGCCCCGGACGTGGTCGACCAGCGGGTCGCCGATCGCCTCGATCCCGGTGCGCAGCCGCTCGCCGAGCTTGGCGGCGTGCTCCAGCAGGCCCTGCCGCTCGATGGTGTCCAGGACGGCGAGGCCGGCCGCGGCGACCACCGGGTTGCCGCCGAAGGTGGTGCCGTGGTGGCCGGGGCCGAGCAGGTCGGCGGCCGGGCCGAAGGCGAGCACGGCGCCGATCGGCAGGCCGCCGCCGAGGCCCTTGGCGAGGGTGACGAGGTCGGGGTCGACGCCCTCGGTCGCCTGGTGGGCGTACCAGTGGCCGGTGCGGCCGATGCCGGTCTGGATCTCGTCCAGGACCAGCAGGGTGCCGGTGGCGCGGGTGATCTCGCGGGCCGCCCGCAGGTAGCCCTCGGGGAGCGGGATGGCGCCGTTCTCGCCCTGGATCGGCTCCAGGAAGACCGCGGCGGTGTCGGTGGTGACGGCCGCGCGCAGGGCCTCGACGTCGCCGAGCGGGACGTGCGTGACGTCGCCGGGCAGCGGCCGGAACGGGTCCTGCTTGCCGGGCTGGGCGGTGAGCGCGAGGGCGCCCATGGTGCGGCCGTGGAAGGCGCCCTGGAGCGAGACCAGGTGGGTGCGGCCGGTCAGCCGGGAGATCTTGAAGGCGGCCTCGTTGGCCTCGGTGCCGGAGTTGCAGAAGAACACCCGGCCCGGGCGGCCGTCCAGCTCGATCAGCTTCTCGGCCAGCCGGATGGTCGGCTCGGCCGTGAACAGGTTGGAGACGTGGCCCAGGGTGGTGATCTGCCCGGTCACCGCCTCGACGACCGCCGGGTGGGCGGTGCCCAGCGCGTTGACGGCGATGCCGCCGACCAGGTCGAGGTAGCGCTTGCCGTCGGCGTCCCACAGCAGCGGGCCCTCGCCGCGCACCAGCGGGATGCGCGGGGTGCCGTAGTTGTTCATCAGGGCGTGCCGGTAGCGCTCGATGATGGCGTCGTTGCTGCTCATGCCAGTCCCCCCAGTACGGTGCTCTCGTCGTCCGGCACGACCATGGTGCCGATGCCCTCGTCGGTGAAGATCTCCAGCAGCAGGCTGTGCTGGACGCGGCCGTCCAGGACGCGGGCGGTGCCCACGCCGGAGCGGACGGCGCGCAGGCAGCCCTCCATCTTGGGGAGCATGCCGGTGGCCAGGGTGGGGAGCATCTCCTCCAACTCGCCGGCGGTCAGCTGGCTGATCACGTCGTCGGAGTCGGGCCAGTCCTTGTACAGGCCCTCGACGTCGGTGAGCACGACCAGCATCTCGGCGCCGAGCGCGACCGCCATGGCGGCGGCGGCGGTGTCGGCGTTGATGTTGTAGACGTGGCCGTCGGTGCCGCGGGCGATCGAGGAGATCACCGGGATGCGGCCGTCGGCGATCAGCGCCTTCACCGCGCCGGCCTCGATGTTGACGATGTCGCCGACCAGGCCGATGTCGACCTGCTCGCCGTCGACCACGGCGTAGCGCTTGGCGGCGGTCATGGTGTGGGCGTCCTCGCCGGTCATGCCGACGGCGAACGGGCCGTGCGCGTTGAGCAGGCCGACCAGTTCGCGCTGGACCTGCCCGGAGAGCACCATCCGGACCACGTCCATGGTCTCGGGGGTGGTGACGCGCAGGCCGGCGGTGAAGGAGGACTCC
This is a stretch of genomic DNA from Kitasatospora fiedleri. It encodes these proteins:
- a CDS encoding arginine repressor; this encodes MTEPRSEPATPATGPTPQVPQTRTARHRRIVDLLTRQPVRSQSQLAKLLADDGLVVTQATLSRDLDELGAVKIRNRDGALIYAVPAEGGDRTPRAPMGESASEARMARLAGELMVSATASGNLVVLRTPPGAAQFLASAIDTAEVFEILGTIAGDDTVLLISRDAAGGQALADHLMQLAQAKSQ
- the argH gene encoding argininosuccinate lyase; the protein is MTADQPADVRLWGARFADGPSEALAKLSASVHFDWRLAPYDIAGSKAHARVLHGAGLLSAAELDAMLAGLDQLLADVESGAFVGTVADEDVHTALERGLLERLGPDLGGKLRAGRSRNDQIATLFRMYLRDHGKIIGALVLDLQHALVGLAEAHPATAMPGRTHLQHAQPVLFAHHVLAHVQALGRDAERLRQWDARTAVSPYGSGALAGSSLGLDPEAVAAELGFERGSVGNSIDGTASRDFVAEFAFVTAMIGINLSRIAEEIIIWNTKEFGFITLHDAFSTGSSIMPQKKNPDIAELARGKSGRLIGNLTGLLATLKALPLAYNRDLQEDKEPVFDSCDTLEVLLPAFTGMIATLTVHRERLEELAPAGFSLATDIAEWLVRQGVPFRVAHEVAGACVKVCEAEGIELSDLTDAQFAAISPHLTPEVRTVLSVHGAIASRNGRGGTAPSAVAVQLAEIKEDLAAQQSWLG
- a CDS encoding argininosuccinate synthase; translated protein: MTDRVVLAYSGGLDTSVCIGWIAEETGAEVIAVAVDVGQGGEDLEVIRQRALDCGAVEAEVADARDEFADEYCLPALKANALYQGQYPLVSALSRPVIVKHLVAAAQKHGATTVAHGCTGKGNDQVRFEVGIQSLAPSLKCIAPVRDYAMTRDKAIAFAEAKNLPIVTTKKNPYSIDQNVFGRAVETGFLEDIWNAPIEDVYEYTQDPAAPREADEVVITFEAGVPVAIDGRKVTVLQAIEELNKRAGAQGIGRLDMVEDRLVGIKSREIYEAPGAIALITAHQALENVTVERELARYKRQVEQRWAELVYDGLWFSPLKRALDGFVNEANQHVSGEIRMVLHGGRAVVNGRKSDRSLYDFNLATYDTGDTFDQSMSKGFIEIFGMSSKIAARRDLA
- a CDS encoding acetylornithine transaminase, whose amino-acid sequence is MSSNDAIIERYRHALMNNYGTPRIPLVRGEGPLLWDADGKRYLDLVGGIAVNALGTAHPAVVEAVTGQITTLGHVSNLFTAEPTIRLAEKLIELDGRPGRVFFCNSGTEANEAAFKISRLTGRTHLVSLQGAFHGRTMGALALTAQPGKQDPFRPLPGDVTHVPLGDVEALRAAVTTDTAAVFLEPIQGENGAIPLPEGYLRAAREITRATGTLLVLDEIQTGIGRTGHWYAHQATEGVDPDLVTLAKGLGGGLPIGAVLAFGPAADLLGPGHHGTTFGGNPVVAAAGLAVLDTIERQGLLEHAAKLGERLRTGIEAIGDPLVDHVRGKGLLLGIVLTAPVAGKVQAAAQEAGFLVNAATADAVRLVPPLVLTEEQADTFLAALPEILRTVREAAPDANS
- the argB gene encoding acetylglutamate kinase — encoded protein: MQIAPKGEQARSNAALPKARTLIEALPWLERFHGKTVVIKFGGNAMVDEDLKAAFAQDVVFLRYAGLHPVVVHGGGPQISAQLEKLGLESSFTAGLRVTTPETMDVVRMVLSGQVQRELVGLLNAHGPFAVGMTGEDAHTMTAAKRYAVVDGEQVDIGLVGDIVNIEAGAVKALIADGRIPVISSIARGTDGHVYNINADTAAAAMAVALGAEMLVVLTDVEGLYKDWPDSDDVISQLTAGELEEMLPTLATGMLPKMEGCLRAVRSGVGTARVLDGRVQHSLLLEIFTDEGIGTMVVPDDESTVLGGLA